A single genomic interval of Deinococcus planocerae harbors:
- the cas1e gene encoding type I-E CRISPR-associated endonuclease Cas1e, with product MAESQRVIWRKQNLRELPKFRDGLSYLYLEHTRVEVQDRAIACLHVQGMVDVPVAALGVLLLGPGTTVTHAAMRALADSGCSVVWVGEDGTRCYASGTGEARSSKRLQQQVRLWTDDEARLRVVREMYALRFSKRPAKHLTLRQIRGMEGARVRDTYARASEQSGVPWSGRDYQRESWKAADPVNRAISSGNACLYGLAHAAILSGGYSPALGFIHTGKQLSFVYDIADLYKTEMVVPAAFQAVSELPENIESRVRAKVRAEITRTRLLERMVNDLHALMEADPEGEDPFEADEARPGDLWDPEGDVEGGVAYGGDRVGEHAAEPEG from the coding sequence ATGGCCGAGTCCCAGCGGGTGATCTGGCGCAAGCAGAACCTGCGCGAGTTGCCGAAGTTCCGCGACGGCCTATCGTACCTGTACCTCGAACACACCCGCGTCGAGGTGCAGGACCGAGCCATCGCCTGCCTGCACGTCCAGGGGATGGTGGACGTGCCGGTCGCGGCCCTGGGGGTGCTGCTGCTCGGCCCCGGCACCACCGTCACCCACGCCGCCATGCGGGCGCTCGCCGACAGTGGATGCAGCGTGGTGTGGGTGGGGGAAGACGGCACCCGCTGCTATGCCAGCGGGACGGGGGAGGCCCGGTCGAGCAAGCGGCTGCAACAGCAGGTGCGGCTGTGGACGGACGACGAGGCCCGGTTGCGCGTGGTGCGGGAGATGTACGCCCTACGCTTCTCCAAGCGCCCGGCAAAGCACCTGACCCTGCGGCAGATTCGAGGGATGGAGGGGGCCCGGGTACGCGACACCTACGCCCGGGCCAGCGAGCAAAGCGGCGTGCCGTGGTCGGGGCGTGACTACCAGCGGGAGAGCTGGAAGGCCGCCGACCCGGTAAACCGCGCGATCTCCAGCGGCAACGCCTGCCTGTACGGCCTGGCGCACGCGGCCATCCTCTCGGGCGGGTACAGCCCGGCCCTGGGCTTCATCCACACCGGCAAGCAACTTTCATTCGTGTACGACATTGCTGACTTGTACAAGACGGAGATGGTGGTGCCCGCGGCCTTTCAGGCGGTCTCGGAGCTGCCCGAGAACATCGAGTCGCGGGTGCGCGCCAAGGTGCGGGCGGAGATCACCCGCACCCGGCTCTTGGAGCGGATGGTGAACGACCTGCACGCCTTGATGGAGGCGGACCCGGAGGGCGAGGACCCCTTTGAGGCGGACGAGGCCCGGCCTGGCGACCTGTGGGACCCGGAAGGCGACGTGGAAGGGGGGGTAGCCTATGGTGGTGATCGTGTTGGAGAGCACGCCGCCGAGCCTGAAGGGTGA
- the cas2e gene encoding type I-E CRISPR-associated endoribonuclease Cas2e, which translates to MVVIVLESTPPSLKGELSRWMVEVTTGVYAGRVNALVRDLLWEKCVQHARRGRCYQVYRTNAEQGFAIRMHGDALRSVVDFDGLEFVAAKNAQWAESQPGNTPEKHDNVT; encoded by the coding sequence ATGGTGGTGATCGTGTTGGAGAGCACGCCGCCGAGCCTGAAGGGTGAACTCTCGCGCTGGATGGTCGAGGTCACGACGGGGGTCTACGCGGGACGGGTTAATGCCTTGGTACGCGACCTGCTGTGGGAGAAATGCGTGCAGCACGCGCGGCGTGGCCGCTGTTACCAGGTGTACCGCACGAACGCGGAGCAGGGGTTCGCGATTCGCATGCACGGAGACGCGTTGCGAAGTGTGGTGGACTTCGATGGCTTAGAATTTGTGGCGGCCAAGAACGCACAGTGGGCCGAGAGTCAACCGGGCAACACGCCAGAGAAGCATGACAATGTGACTTAG